A window of Xylophilus sp. GW821-FHT01B05 contains these coding sequences:
- a CDS encoding radical SAM protein — protein METGYSLKTIRKALTTRALELTIFPTEQCNFRCTYCYEDFSIGKMKPDVVRGIKNLIDHRVSELDHLRLVWFGGEPLAALDIIEDIATYAKNSCIGKKVNFAQGHITTNGYKLNLKTASRLVELGQSDFQISLDGDEKTHNRSRPLLSGGGTYGVIMRNIRELHASDLPFSITLRLHLMPTNLSGIESLLSELQTIIGGDSRFKIFLKRISNYGGPNAESIKTLDYKDSEERVKRLTDNIAGNGGLSPISTHSEYICYAAKPNSLLIRANGRIAKCTVALNESFNDIGEIHPDGSLSLDNSKLRPWMRGFSTLSQLDLACPLTQFPGKEKIINFVPAKALD, from the coding sequence ATGGAAACTGGTTACAGCTTAAAAACAATTAGAAAAGCTCTCACCACGAGAGCTTTAGAACTCACCATATTTCCTACGGAGCAATGCAACTTCAGATGCACATATTGCTACGAAGATTTCAGCATTGGCAAAATGAAACCGGATGTGGTAAGGGGCATCAAAAATCTTATTGACCACCGCGTGTCCGAGTTGGACCATCTACGACTTGTCTGGTTCGGAGGGGAACCACTGGCTGCTTTGGACATTATAGAAGATATCGCAACTTACGCGAAGAACTCCTGTATCGGAAAGAAAGTAAATTTCGCACAAGGACATATTACGACCAATGGGTACAAGCTTAATCTCAAGACGGCCAGCAGATTAGTCGAACTCGGCCAGAGTGACTTTCAGATATCCCTAGATGGAGATGAGAAGACACACAACAGAAGCAGGCCACTTCTATCGGGTGGCGGCACTTATGGCGTGATCATGCGAAACATTAGAGAACTCCACGCCAGTGATCTCCCATTTAGCATCACGCTGCGACTACATCTTATGCCGACCAATTTGAGTGGAATCGAATCCCTTCTAAGTGAATTGCAAACCATAATTGGCGGGGATTCGAGGTTTAAAATATTCCTCAAAAGAATTTCCAATTACGGAGGGCCCAATGCGGAATCCATAAAGACGTTGGATTACAAAGATAGTGAAGAGAGAGTAAAAAGATTAACTGACAATATTGCGGGAAACGGCGGCCTATCTCCAATTTCGACACATAGTGAATACATATGTTACGCAGCAAAACCAAACTCACTATTAATCCGTGCAAATGGTCGAATTGCAAAATGTACCGTCGCATTAAATGAGTCTTTCAATGACATTGGTGAAATTCACCCGGACGGAAGTCTTAGTCTTGACAACTCCAAATTGCGTCCATGGATGCGTGGATTTTCCACGTTATCTCAGTTAGACCTTGCATGTCCATTGACCCAGTTTCCAGGCAAAGAAAAGATAATAAATTTCGTCCCAGCAAAAGCCCTTGACTGA